The Brienomyrus brachyistius isolate T26 chromosome 9, BBRACH_0.4, whole genome shotgun sequence genome contains the following window.
TGGGCCTTGCTGACCCCACAGGGAAGACGGACATCACCAGGATGATGCTTGATGCTGGGGCAGACACAGACGTGGTCAACTCAGTCGGTCGCACCGCAGCTCAGATGGCCGCCTTTGTAGGTAAGATGGTCTTAGCAGGCTGGTAGGAAGGATATCAGCATTGAGCAGAGAGATGGTTATAAGCATAGGTCCTGTGACCTAAGGCTGCCATAGTTCAAGAGGAGCATGACAAAGAAACTAAGGATGTATGTCTTATAACCTCTTTATGATCCTTTCTTAGTTACCATTGCACAGTGTATCCATGCTCTTTTGAGCGGAGATGCAACAATTTTTCGCTTTATGTTTTTCTTCCTCCCAGGCCAGCATGACTGTGTAACTGTGATCAACAATTTCTTCTCCCGGTCGAGACTGGAGTATTACACGAAAGCCCAGGGTTTGGAGAAGGAGCCCAAGTTGCCTCCCAAACTGGCAGGACCGCTGCACAAAATCATCATGACCACCAACCTCAGCCCCGTGAAGGTAGTAGCTGGTGCTCGAAAATTGTGGCTCCATCTTAGCCCATCCTCTGGGTGTGACCTCAGTTTAGTAGAATAAATGGCATCAGCTGTTCGTGACACACCAGTcccctgtgtttgatattgctGCTGGTGAACTGTAACCTATGGCCACTGCCTCCTTCAGATTGTAATGCTGGTGAAGGAGAACCCACTATTAATGGACGTGGAGCCTTTGGAGAAATGCTACAAGGTGCTGGACCTGATCTGTGAGAAGTGCTTGAAGCAGCAGGACATGAACGAGGTACTGGCCATGAAGATGCACTTCATCAGCTGCGTGCTGCAGAAGTGCTGCACCTTCCTCAGGGAGTGTGAGGACAAGTTGGACGCATTCGTCAAGAGGTACCTGCCCGTCAGAGCTGCCGCCTCAGTGTTGTGCCTGAATCCAAACACAGATCTTTGCCCTTTCTTTACCAGTACAGAATTTTCTTTTTACAATCCCTATAAAAGGCCCACTTCCATTCAAACTCTACTCTTCACAGCCTGTTGAAAGGCCGGGACAGCGACGGGTTTCCGCAGTATCAGGAGAAGTTCATCCGGGAGTGTATCCGGAAGTTTCCCTACTGCGATACAACTCTGCTCCAGCAGTTGGTCAGGAGCATCGCTCCTGTGGAAATTGTAAGTCTCTTTCTCCTTCAGGGATATTTGGCAGTACGTCACTCGTCCATTTATGAAGCACTGACTATTTCGTATTTGTCATCAGCATGTTATACAGAGCTGTTGTAATTTCTGCCTTGTCATTTATGAAGATTGATAATATTCATTATTTTTCAGATAAAGAGCCAGTCCTGAATGGTGTCTGAGTGATAGTAGAAGATGCCTCAATTAACATTTACCATGCTTATTGTATCCAGGGTAATGACCCCACAGCCCTCTCGGTTCTGACCCAAGCCATCACCGGCCAAGTGGGCTTCATGGATGCTGAGTTTTGCACTGCCTGTGGAGAAAAGGGGGCCAGCAAAAGGTGTTCCATCTGTAAAATGGTAAGCGTGTCCACAGCCAAGGGACTCGGCTGGGAATTCTGTTTTTAACTCTGGGtcggtgtgtagctcagtgggttagaaGGTAGATGATTCAGATCCTGTGGTCGCCAGGATAAGAGGGCTCTCGAGCAAGATCCATAACATCAGTTGCTCCCAGAACTGGCAGGTCCTACTTAACTCAGCTGGGATAAAATTGAGAAGTGACTAACAGCATCTGCTGTGTAAATGTTAATGTAAAACCACAGTTAGCAGTTCGGATGCAGGCATGAATGCTTCCTTTGTTGCTGTTTTAAATACTTTTCTAACCGTGTTAATTATAGAggtacagtcaaacctcggattgcgagaaACTTgatttgcgagtgttttgcaagacgagcaaaatttttaaatttttaacttgataaatgagcgaggtcttgcaatacgagtattacgtatacgctttgtctgctgagcgtcacgtgatcacaactgagctgatggttcttctctctcgctgcgggattgtgggtaatcgtttccCATGCTCAGTGTCAGtcggcgtgcctcactcgtatagccaaaatttagtagaaaagcaccatccAAATAAGGGCAtagcagtgcgagcgatgaatctgtttaacgacaatgcaatgtccacatttccgcaaaatcgaaaaggaggcaaaagcggctgtcattggacAGGTTCCTTGTTAGTCGcacaaaaaaagaaagattccagtgagccaacagatagcagtgattccattAGTTATAATGAAAGTCCTCCTACAAATTAGcccttctcttctctctctcgtctccttcacaccatccacgattcttttcaaaggtaaagtgcaggttgatttgttttatgtatatttactttatattttgtactaATCATTTTGATTAGTGAATATtcttgggttgtggaacgaacctcgtttccattatttctacggggaaaatttgctttgatataGAAGTGCTTTGGATTTTGGTTTTCAGAATGAATTATGCTCGCAgtccaaggttttactgtagtTGTTATTTAACATAGAGTGGTATGTAAACTGAAGCTGTTTCCCTTGTAATCTGCTTACAGGTGATGTACTGTGACCCCACCTGCCAGAAACTCCACTGGTTCACGCATAAAAAGGTCTGCAAAAAGCTGCAGGAGCAGAGGGAGAAGCAGGAGACCAGATCAGCACTAATGATGGACAAGCAAGCTAACGGTATGAGCATTGTTTTGTATTGGGTGTGTCATAtccagtgttggtagtaacgcATTACAAAGGTAATTCCCCTTCTTTTGACTGTAACAAGTAATGTAGCTAATTACCTTTTcaaattaaataacttaaaGTTAAAAGCACTGAAATTTAAATGAGCTCCTTACTCGTTACTTTTGTCTTgcatgaaaatattaatggacaaATGCAGCATATTtctctaatttcctgtttatgatctaATGTCATTTGACCTTACTGTGGCACAATAAATGGGGTGATATTAGGTATGGTGATAGATAAAATTTGTCTTGCACTGTCACAGCAGCAACACTAAAATAAGATGACTACTGAGACAGAACACATGCATAGGCACAATGTTACCGAAATGCGTTAAAATCCATCGGCAAAGCATTTCCCTGAGGTCATTTGCTCACAGTAACAATGTTGCAGAGTTATCGCTACTAAATATTTATTCGACATTCCCTAGGTTGTCTGCGCAATATATTTCAACAGCAACATCATGTTGATGAGATTACTGTGCGCCGTTTAACCTACTGTTGTTTTTCCCGGTTAGACTATATAACCCACAATAGGCTTATGctgaatatatttatatactatAGGCTAGATTTCTTCAGTTTATCCCACTTGTAGGTATATTGTTTAAAACCGTATATCAAACAATTTAACTGAATAAAAGTTTTACGTTCATTGTTTTAGGGATCTTGTCCACTACAATTTTATTGAtcattccttttcaagattaccTGGTATATGTTTCAGTATACTGTAAATCAGCTTACAGTTTACACGTGTTCTCCGTGACAatgataatcattttcatccttgccatttaaatcactcctagacggGTTTGTGAGAAACTTGCATGGAATCCCTTTACTTCATAAATACCCCTATATGtagtacaacaaaatcacatctgTTCTTTGACCAAACCACTATTAAAGCTTGGATTTCTTCAATTGTCCATGCGTCCATTATTATAAGCTTTATTTTTTCTTACTTTGTTTAGCATGCTTTTCTGAGTTAATAACTTTTTCCAAGACGGTGGACGTATTGAGTTTCAGAGACGGGCTGTTTGCGTAACCCATCGACAGTGTTTGCAAGTCCCACCacaaagtaccaaaaaagtaccccagctggtgcCCTGTGTGTAATGGAATTCGATGTTTATTATAAAAATTTCTCTTTGCATGAAATTGCGGTATGACTAGatcatgcttttcttttttgttataCCAGAAGACAACAAGCCTGTGGAGGAGGCGACCGGTTTGGTGCAGGAACTCGCCATACAGAAAGAAGAGGATTCCCCATCTGACCCTTCAGTTGTCCAGCCTGGTCCAGCGGTCCCTGATGCTCCTTCGGTCAATCTGTAACAGGACTTCCTGTGTACAGCGTGTAGACTGTGTAGACTCTGCAGTCTTGATACTGTGACAGTAGCCACATGAAGCAAGATAAGGTCGTGTTTCCCAGCCAGTGAGACCGATGGACGGTAGTGTGAAGAAACCAGTCCGGCATGCGTGAAACACTCAGGCTTCCAGTTTGTTCGGTACAAAAGGGGCGGCCCTAGAAGGCCGCAATGCTACGCCAAAGTTCTGCAGCTCTCTTGCACACAAGTCAACAAGAGTGTCACCGTATATTTGTTCCTTCAGCTGAATCTTAACGTGGACGCTGAAAAACTGCAAACTATGTATATTTTAATGCTGATAAATGTCATTTAAACTGATAAAtgtcatatttttttctttctgcattGTCAGTCATTCCAAAAGAACACATTCGCAGAGGACATCCAGAATATTTACTTTTCCTTGGTAAGCCTTGGCTTCTACTGGTGGTGATTCAGAGAGCAGTTCCTGTCATGGGCTGAATTTGTGACCAACATGCATAGTCTTTTTTTAACTATGAGTGAAATGAAAATTCTAAATAATTATAATTTTCAGTTGACGGGTTATTCATATAAGGACAGCAGTCATAAAAAATGTATAACTTTCTGATGTGAAATAATtggccaatatttaatttgtcaTGCGTTGCTAAAACATTCTTGAGGTTTGAAGGATGTTAT
Protein-coding sequences here:
- the ankmy2a gene encoding ankyrin repeat and MYND domain-containing protein 2a, whose amino-acid sequence is MAAPKKGDLSATEKDLFQVISAGNVQEASRLLGCKDVRVNCLDEYGMTPLMHAAYKGRADMCKLLLQHGADVNCNEHEHGYTALMFAGLSGKTDITRMMLDAGADTDVVNSVGRTAAQMAAFVGQHDCVTVINNFFSRSRLEYYTKAQGLEKEPKLPPKLAGPLHKIIMTTNLSPVKIVMLVKENPLLMDVEPLEKCYKVLDLICEKCLKQQDMNEVLAMKMHFISCVLQKCCTFLRECEDKLDAFVKSLLKGRDSDGFPQYQEKFIRECIRKFPYCDTTLLQQLVRSIAPVEIGNDPTALSVLTQAITGQVGFMDAEFCTACGEKGASKRCSICKMVMYCDPTCQKLHWFTHKKVCKKLQEQREKQETRSALMMDKQANEDNKPVEEATGLVQELAIQKEEDSPSDPSVVQPGPAVPDAPSVNL